A genomic region of Blattabacterium cuenoti contains the following coding sequences:
- the secD gene encoding protein translocase subunit SecD has translation MRIRNFFTIFIVSSLTVICLYYIFFSLYVYKLEKDAYVYSKGNLEIAKKYLESKKRIGFIKYNHSSAKNKVLNLGLDLKGGISLILEISEKDLLKKFSNNPKNSVFLKALNHADKEKEKNPNIDYFSSFINFFYRDKKKFQTNFSIYDLFDVDEINYTDKELEKIIRKKIELSILDTYNILISRMNKFGVVQPHIQRIKNSNRILIELPGIENIDRLKNILQKKAELHFFEIYNFREILPYFERINQIYSVNEKLERFEQNNSSYARKTRSFIEILNISKIKKMDNNLVVGLVHKKDINKITKFLNSIDVVEYLPYALRDVKFLWGSKSYQYNHEKYTPLFAVKEENNSLNGDIIISAYKSFGPFNEIFINIKMNQEGAKNWKIFTEKNIGRNIAIILDDLVYTVPFVKSVIPNGISQISGNLSLQEAEDLVNILSTGRLPTSVKIIQSEVVGPSLGKETIQKGIFSFCIAIIFIFIWMFYYYKIPGIYANIALIFNFVFILGILISINSVLTFPGIAGIILTLAMSMDSYVLIYERIKENIRNGISICSAIHNSYTFQGALSSIIDGQVTTLLCGIILFFFGIGPIKGFSTTLIVGIITSFFSSICLGKLFLEWHLNKYKKISIKIWSHNKVSWDFLSKRKFAYAISLICILGSFISFYYKGLNLGIDFVGGRTYIIRFDRKVIPDHISFLLSKYFIENGKPSFPKVLSFGEKNKMKIVTKYKIWNENNQVDQEILEKMFFALKPYFRTIDFHDFKTIDKDKSLGVLSSEKVEPVIAKYITKNAFISILLSLFGMFFYIFIRFKKWQFGLGALVSLLHDTIIVLGLFSIFHERFYVLEIDQAFIAALLTIIGYSINDTVIVYDKIRKFSSTESFSMKEIINNGINSSLTRTMNTSFITIWAICIIFFFGGTTIRSFMLALLFGVSIGTYSSIFIASSIVYDLSKKKEKNDKSFIY, from the coding sequence ATGCGTATAAGAAATTTTTTTACGATTTTTATCGTATCCTCACTTACTGTTATTTGTTTATACTACATTTTTTTTAGCCTTTATGTTTATAAATTAGAAAAAGATGCTTATGTGTATTCTAAAGGAAACTTAGAAATCGCAAAGAAATATCTTGAATCTAAAAAAAGAATAGGATTTATAAAATATAATCATTCTAGTGCAAAAAATAAAGTTTTAAATCTAGGCTTAGATTTAAAAGGAGGAATTAGCTTGATTTTAGAAATATCTGAAAAAGATTTATTAAAAAAATTTTCTAATAATCCAAAAAATTCTGTTTTTTTAAAAGCATTAAACCATGCAGATAAAGAAAAAGAGAAAAATCCCAATATCGATTATTTTTCTTCTTTTATAAACTTTTTTTATAGGGATAAAAAAAAATTTCAAACGAATTTTTCTATTTATGATTTATTTGATGTAGATGAAATAAACTACACAGATAAAGAACTTGAAAAGATTATTAGAAAAAAAATAGAACTATCTATTTTGGATACTTATAATATTCTTATATCTAGAATGAATAAATTTGGAGTAGTCCAACCCCATATACAAAGAATCAAGAATTCCAATCGGATTTTAATAGAATTACCTGGAATAGAAAATATAGATAGATTAAAAAATATTTTACAAAAAAAAGCAGAACTACACTTCTTCGAAATATACAATTTTCGAGAAATTCTTCCTTATTTTGAAAGAATAAATCAAATTTATTCAGTAAATGAAAAATTAGAACGATTTGAACAAAATAATTCTTCCTATGCAAGAAAAACTAGATCTTTCATAGAAATATTAAACATTTCCAAAATCAAAAAAATGGATAATAATCTTGTTGTAGGATTAGTCCATAAGAAGGATATAAACAAGATTACCAAGTTTTTAAACTCCATAGACGTTGTAGAATATTTACCATATGCTTTACGAGATGTAAAATTTTTATGGGGATCTAAATCCTATCAATATAATCATGAAAAATATACTCCATTATTTGCTGTAAAAGAAGAAAATAATTCTTTGAATGGGGATATTATTATTAGTGCATATAAATCTTTTGGCCCTTTCAACGAAATATTCATCAATATCAAAATGAATCAAGAAGGAGCTAAAAATTGGAAGATATTTACTGAAAAAAATATTGGACGAAACATAGCTATAATTCTTGATGATTTAGTTTATACAGTACCTTTTGTTAAATCAGTTATTCCTAATGGGATATCTCAAATATCTGGGAATTTATCTTTACAAGAAGCAGAAGATTTAGTTAATATACTAAGCACAGGTAGATTGCCGACTTCAGTCAAAATAATTCAATCAGAAGTGGTGGGTCCTTCTTTGGGAAAGGAAACTATACAAAAAGGAATATTTTCTTTTTGTATAGCTATTATTTTTATATTTATTTGGATGTTTTATTATTATAAAATTCCAGGAATATATGCAAACATCGCATTAATTTTTAATTTTGTATTTATACTCGGTATTCTTATTTCTATTAATTCTGTATTAACTTTTCCTGGAATTGCAGGCATTATATTAACATTAGCAATGTCCATGGATTCGTATGTTCTAATTTATGAAAGAATTAAAGAAAATATAAGAAATGGAATATCTATTTGTTCAGCTATACATAATAGTTACACTTTTCAAGGAGCTTTATCATCTATTATTGATGGACAAGTTACTACTTTATTATGCGGAATTATCTTATTTTTCTTTGGAATAGGACCTATTAAAGGATTTTCTACTACCTTAATTGTTGGAATTATTACCTCTTTTTTTTCTTCTATATGTTTGGGAAAATTATTTTTAGAGTGGCACTTAAATAAGTATAAAAAAATATCCATTAAAATATGGAGTCATAATAAAGTTTCATGGGATTTTTTATCTAAAAGAAAATTTGCTTATGCGATCTCCTTGATATGTATTTTAGGAAGTTTTATCTCCTTTTATTATAAAGGATTAAATCTTGGAATAGACTTTGTAGGAGGTCGTACTTATATCATTCGTTTTGATCGTAAGGTGATCCCAGATCATATTTCTTTTCTTTTATCTAAATATTTTATAGAAAATGGAAAACCTTCTTTTCCAAAAGTGCTTTCTTTTGGAGAAAAAAATAAAATGAAAATAGTAACTAAATACAAGATATGGAATGAAAATAACCAAGTAGATCAAGAAATTTTGGAAAAAATGTTTTTTGCATTAAAACCGTATTTTCGTACTATAGATTTCCATGATTTTAAAACTATAGATAAAGATAAATCTTTAGGAGTATTGTCATCCGAAAAAGTAGAACCTGTTATAGCAAAATATATAACTAAGAATGCTTTTATTTCAATACTTTTGTCTTTATTTGGAATGTTTTTTTATATTTTTATCAGATTTAAAAAATGGCAATTTGGATTAGGAGCTTTAGTTTCTTTGCTACATGATACAATAATTGTACTTGGTTTATTTTCTATATTTCATGAACGGTTTTATGTTTTAGAAATAGATCAAGCTTTTATCGCAGCATTGTTAACGATAATAGGTTATTCTATCAATGATACAGTAATTGTGTATGATAAAATTCGAAAATTTTCAAGTACTGAATCGTTTTCTATGAAAGAAATTATAAATAATGGGATTAATAGTTCTTTAACCAGAACCATGAATACATCGTTTATTACTATATGGGCCATATGTATTATTTTTTTCTTTGGAGGAACTACTATTCGTAGTTTTATGTTAGCTTTGTTATTTGGAGTAAGTATTGGAACTTATTCTTCTATATTTATAGCATCCTCTATTGTATATGATCTTTCTAAAAAAAAAGAAAAAAATGATAAATCCTTTATTTATTAG
- a CDS encoding dihydrolipoamide acetyltransferase family protein has protein sequence MAEIISMPQLSDTMEEGTVIKWNKKVGDKVSEGDILAEIETDKATQDFEIDVSGILLFIGVKEGEKTRVNDILAIIGKEGEDISHIIKNSKEKKEKIKDENVEKIFSNENKKKNKDRIFISPLAKKMAKEIGISINQIKGSGDHGRIIKRDIETYEKTLDVDVGNNRKIVYEKMDDRRVILSSMRKKIAEHLTNSKFTAPHYYLIIEIDVEKMIQLRKDLNKKLSIEEKISFNDIIIKAVALSLKKNPNVNTSWKEEEIIYHSSINIGVAVAVKEGLIVPVIQNADQKSLLQISQEIKDKVLRSKSRKIKPEEIENSTFTVSNLGMYGIEFFTSIINIPNSSILSIGTITEKPIVKNSEIAIGYVMKVTLSCDHRIIDGSTGSNFLQHLKNLLEDPILILV, from the coding sequence ATGGCGGAAATAATATCCATGCCCCAATTGAGTGATACAATGGAAGAGGGGACTGTAATCAAATGGAATAAAAAAGTAGGAGACAAAGTTTCCGAAGGAGACATTTTAGCAGAAATTGAAACGGATAAAGCTACTCAAGATTTTGAAATTGACGTTAGTGGAATTCTTCTTTTTATTGGCGTAAAAGAAGGGGAAAAAACACGAGTCAATGATATATTAGCCATTATTGGGAAAGAAGGAGAAGATATTAGCCATATTATTAAAAATTCAAAAGAAAAAAAAGAAAAAATCAAGGATGAAAATGTTGAAAAAATATTTTCTAATGAGAATAAAAAGAAAAATAAAGATAGGATTTTTATTTCTCCTTTAGCAAAAAAGATGGCCAAAGAAATAGGGATTTCTATCAATCAGATAAAAGGAAGTGGAGATCACGGTCGTATCATTAAAAGAGATATTGAAACATACGAAAAAACATTAGATGTAGATGTAGGTAATAATAGAAAAATCGTCTATGAAAAAATGGATGATAGACGGGTTATTCTTTCTTCTATGAGAAAAAAAATAGCTGAACATTTAACTAATTCTAAATTTACAGCTCCTCACTATTATCTCATTATTGAAATCGATGTAGAAAAAATGATACAATTAAGAAAAGATTTAAATAAAAAACTCTCTATCGAAGAAAAAATTTCTTTTAATGATATTATTATTAAAGCCGTTGCACTTTCTTTGAAAAAGAATCCTAATGTAAATACTTCATGGAAAGAAGAAGAAATAATCTATCATTCTTCCATTAATATTGGAGTTGCAGTAGCAGTCAAAGAAGGGCTGATTGTTCCAGTGATCCAAAATGCAGATCAAAAATCATTGCTACAAATATCTCAAGAAATCAAAGATAAAGTTTTACGTTCAAAGTCTAGAAAAATAAAACCAGAAGAAATAGAAAATAGTACATTTACAGTTTCAAATCTAGGGATGTATGGAATAGAATTTTTTACTTCTATCATTAATATTCCTAATTCTTCTATCCTTTCTATAGGAACTATTACAGAAAAACCCATTGTAAAAAATTCTGAAATTGCAATCGGATATGTCATGAAAGTGACTTTATCTTGTGATCACAGAATAATAGATGGATCTACAGGGAGTAATTTTCTTCAGCATTTAAAGAACCTGTTAGAAGATCCAATCCTCATATTAGTTTAA
- a CDS encoding diadenylate cyclase, protein MKISFIDILDVFLVAIILLQVYRLVYNTAALNIFYGIIATFVFWKIVEAYEMKYLSIVMSAFFKGGFLALIILFQPEIRKFLLIVGSKIFFKKFIISLFRKSGVSVKTETIDSIVKACAILSGDKTGVLIVIQMHQDIKEFIQNGDEMEAKVNIPILESIFYKNSPLHDGAVVVIGDKIVRTRAILPVSYNKEIPSRLGLRHRAAIGLSEKTDAICLVISEETGYISYIKDQKRTVITNINNLKMKLEKDIL, encoded by the coding sequence TTGAAAATTTCTTTCATTGATATTTTAGATGTTTTTCTGGTAGCCATCATTTTATTACAAGTATATAGACTTGTTTATAACACAGCGGCATTAAATATTTTTTACGGAATTATTGCGACTTTTGTTTTCTGGAAAATAGTAGAAGCATATGAAATGAAATACCTTAGTATAGTAATGAGTGCTTTTTTTAAAGGAGGTTTTTTAGCTTTAATCATTCTATTTCAACCAGAAATTAGAAAATTTCTTCTCATAGTTGGGAGCAAAATTTTTTTTAAAAAATTTATTATTTCTCTTTTTAGAAAATCCGGCGTTTCTGTGAAAACAGAAACAATAGATAGTATCGTAAAGGCTTGTGCTATTTTATCAGGAGATAAAACAGGAGTATTAATTGTTATTCAAATGCATCAAGATATAAAAGAATTTATCCAGAATGGAGATGAAATGGAAGCGAAAGTAAATATTCCAATTTTAGAAAGTATTTTTTATAAAAATAGTCCATTACATGATGGAGCTGTAGTTGTGATAGGAGATAAAATAGTAAGAACGAGAGCCATACTTCCCGTTTCTTACAACAAAGAAATTCCATCTCGTTTAGGTCTTCGTCACAGAGCTGCCATTGGGTTATCCGAAAAAACAGATGCAATCTGTCTGGTTATTTCCGAAGAAACAGGTTATATTTCTTATATTAAAGATCAAAAAAGAACAGTAATTACTAACATTAATAATTTAAAGATGAAACTGGAAAAGGATATTCTGTAG
- a CDS encoding ABC transporter ATP-binding protein has protein sequence MNALGKILAYSKSYKYHYILNISCNFLHSLFSVISIISISPVLSILLDVSDKKKGEHTTFINFLDGSFNFIQKNFHYYIEIFSYKYGKIKTLGIFCIFIIILFFIRNIFRYLAEYFMIGIRTSIVRNIRNDFHQKVLSLPVFFFSDKKNGDLMSRLSNDVNEIEVSIVNSLANIISSPIMVFFHLLTLSFMSYQLTLYAFVILPLMGTLISIIGISLKKDAIGAQHQLGKLFSVIEETLNYTKIINIFNVENQMQKRFENISECQRRLSARVNRKKELASPVSEFIGSITMILIVWYGGKLFLEKKGMATETLFSFVGLFFQIINPAKNLVNSISNIQKGKASAERIVEILNTKCLSKERTRSKSIYHFKNEILFRNVSLTYNKLVIIQNLTFSLKKGQTIVLVGRSGSGKSTIANLLANFYDVSSGEITIDGINIKYLKNREYRRLLGMVTQEPVLFNDSVFNNIALGLERASTRAVIQAAKMANAHDFIKKLPKGYNTIIGYNGNKLSMGQRQRICIARTVLKNPPIMILDEPTYSLDTESEIVVQKALNKMLKNRTSLVIAHRLSSTIIQNADHIIVLEKGKIIEQGKHQVLISKKGTYRNLLSLQSF, from the coding sequence ATGAATGCACTTGGAAAAATTCTGGCTTATTCAAAATCTTATAAATATCATTATATTCTTAATATATCATGTAATTTTTTACACTCTTTGTTTTCAGTCATATCAATAATATCTATTTCTCCTGTATTGAGTATTTTATTAGATGTTTCTGATAAAAAAAAAGGAGAACATACTACATTTATTAATTTTTTGGATGGTTCTTTTAATTTTATTCAAAAAAATTTTCATTACTATATAGAAATTTTCTCATATAAATATGGAAAAATAAAAACGCTTGGAATATTCTGCATTTTTATCATTATTCTTTTTTTTATTCGTAATATATTTAGGTATTTAGCTGAATATTTCATGATAGGAATAAGAACATCTATAGTCCGAAATATTCGGAATGATTTTCATCAAAAAGTATTGTCTTTACCCGTATTTTTTTTTTCTGATAAAAAGAATGGAGATTTAATGTCCAGATTATCTAATGATGTAAATGAAATAGAAGTGTCTATTGTTAACTCTTTAGCTAACATCATCAGTTCTCCTATTATGGTTTTTTTTCATTTGCTTACTTTATCTTTTATGAGTTATCAGTTGACTTTATACGCCTTTGTTATACTTCCATTAATGGGAACTTTAATATCTATTATAGGTATAAGTTTAAAAAAGGACGCTATAGGAGCTCAACATCAATTAGGAAAATTGTTTTCTGTAATAGAAGAAACTTTAAATTATACAAAAATTATAAATATTTTTAATGTTGAAAATCAGATGCAAAAACGTTTTGAAAATATATCAGAATGTCAAAGAAGACTTTCCGCTCGTGTAAATCGTAAAAAAGAATTAGCTTCTCCTGTTAGTGAGTTTATAGGTTCTATCACAATGATTTTGATTGTTTGGTATGGAGGAAAACTTTTTTTAGAAAAAAAAGGAATGGCTACAGAAACCCTTTTTTCTTTTGTAGGATTATTTTTTCAAATTATTAATCCAGCAAAAAATTTAGTTAATTCCATATCGAATATTCAAAAAGGAAAAGCTTCAGCAGAACGTATTGTAGAAATATTAAATACTAAATGTCTTTCAAAAGAACGAACACGGTCTAAATCCATTTATCACTTTAAAAATGAAATTTTATTTCGTAATGTTTCATTAACATATAATAAATTAGTTATAATTCAAAATTTAACTTTTTCTTTAAAAAAAGGACAAACTATAGTTTTAGTAGGAAGATCTGGAAGTGGAAAATCTACTATAGCTAATTTACTAGCTAATTTTTATGATGTTTCATCAGGGGAAATAACTATTGACGGAATTAATATTAAATATTTAAAAAATAGAGAATATAGAAGATTATTAGGGATGGTTACGCAAGAACCTGTCCTTTTTAATGATTCTGTTTTCAATAATATTGCTTTGGGTTTAGAAAGAGCTTCTACAAGAGCCGTAATACAAGCAGCTAAAATGGCTAATGCTCATGATTTCATAAAAAAATTGCCAAAAGGATATAATACTATTATTGGATATAATGGGAACAAATTATCTATGGGACAAAGACAAAGAATTTGTATAGCTAGAACGGTGTTAAAAAATCCTCCAATTATGATATTGGATGAACCTACTTATTCTCTCGATACAGAATCCGAAATAGTAGTTCAAAAAGCTTTAAATAAGATGTTGAAAAATAGAACTTCATTAGTTATAGCCCATCGATTATCTTCTACTATTATCCAAAATGCAGATCATATTATCGTATTAGAGAAAGGAAAAATAATAGAACAAGGAAAACATCAAGTTTTAATTTCAAAAAAAGGGACTTACAGAAATTTACTTTCTTTGCAAAGTTTTTAA
- a CDS encoding TerC family protein codes for MKDFLLNYILDIVENPIISISIIGNLFFIESILSIDNAAVLASMIMDLKDEDRKRALKYGIFGAYLFRGIALLCASLLIKIWWLKPLGGLYLIYLGLNHFFSSLSKNSSIKKNRDGKLKNSFWMVLLSIEIMDLAFSIDNLFAAVALSENFLLIFLGVFIGILAMRFAAQGFVKLMDIYPFLKNSAFSVILLLGIKLILSPFIHSMKILSFSLEGFFSFLTVAIFLFPMIISWIFSTTKNKLN; via the coding sequence ATGAAGGACTTTTTGTTAAATTATATTCTAGATATAGTGGAAAATCCTATCATCTCCATTTCTATTATAGGAAATTTATTTTTTATAGAAAGTATTTTATCAATAGATAATGCAGCTGTGCTAGCTTCTATGATTATGGATCTGAAGGATGAAGATAGAAAAAGAGCTTTGAAATACGGAATTTTTGGAGCTTATTTATTCAGAGGAATTGCGCTTTTATGCGCTTCTTTATTAATTAAAATTTGGTGGTTAAAACCATTAGGAGGACTATATTTAATTTACCTTGGATTAAATCATTTTTTTTCATCTTTATCAAAGAATTCTTCTATTAAAAAAAACAGGGATGGAAAACTTAAAAATTCTTTTTGGATGGTTCTTCTTTCTATAGAAATAATGGATTTGGCTTTTTCTATTGATAATCTATTTGCTGCTGTCGCTTTATCAGAAAACTTTTTATTAATTTTTTTAGGGGTATTTATAGGAATATTAGCTATGAGATTTGCAGCTCAAGGATTTGTGAAGCTCATGGATATATATCCATTCTTAAAAAATTCAGCATTTTCCGTAATTTTATTACTTGGAATAAAACTTATATTATCTCCTTTTATTCATTCCATGAAAATTTTATCGTTTTCTTTAGAGGGTTTTTTTTCATTTCTTACCGTAGCTATATTTTTATTTCCAATGATTATTTCATGGATATTTTCTACGACAAAAAATAAATTAAACTAA
- a CDS encoding Sec-independent protein translocase subunit TatA/TatB encodes MINPLFISFEESFFIILIAIIIFGPKKIPEIARGMGEGIRYLKNAKNKIQNDIIRGNIVEKKRSILNKEKKIHSSSIKRH; translated from the coding sequence ATGATAAATCCTTTATTTATTAGTTTCGAAGAAAGTTTTTTCATTATTCTCATAGCCATTATTATATTTGGTCCAAAAAAAATACCGGAGATAGCTCGTGGGATGGGAGAAGGAATAAGATATTTAAAAAATGCGAAAAATAAAATTCAGAATGATATAATACGGGGTAATATAGTAGAAAAAAAAAGATCTATTCTCAACAAAGAAAAAAAAATACATTCTTCTTCTATAAAACGTCATTGA
- the pdhA gene encoding pyruvate dehydrogenase (acetyl-transferring) E1 component subunit alpha, whose translation MKEITTETYLKWFEDMSFWRKFEEKCRSLYLKRKIRGFLHLYNGQEALPAGLTHAMDMSKDKIITAYRCHILPISMGVDPKKVMAELLGKVTGTSHGMGGSMHIFSKKHRFYGGHGIVGGQIPLGAGIAFADKYFNRDAVTLTLMGDGAVRQGALHETFNMAMIWKLPVVFICENNQYAMGTSVKRSTNIEEIYKIGHSYGMPSFPVDGMDPEKIAKAAYTAIERARSGNGSTFLDIKTYRYRGHSMSDAESYRSKEEVHSYKKKDPILKLKKIIIQNKWETIERLNSIENKIKKEVDSCVEFAENSNDPSLEHMYDVVYNESNYPFLDKVIPS comes from the coding sequence ATGAAAGAAATTACCACAGAAACTTACCTAAAGTGGTTTGAAGATATGTCTTTTTGGAGAAAATTTGAGGAAAAATGTCGTTCCCTATACTTAAAACGAAAAATTAGAGGATTTTTACATCTATATAATGGACAAGAAGCACTTCCTGCTGGGTTGACTCATGCTATGGATATGTCTAAAGATAAAATAATTACCGCTTATAGATGTCATATATTACCTATTTCTATGGGCGTAGACCCAAAAAAAGTGATGGCTGAACTCCTAGGAAAGGTCACCGGAACATCTCATGGAATGGGAGGATCAATGCATATTTTCAGCAAAAAACATCGTTTTTATGGTGGACATGGAATTGTAGGAGGACAAATTCCTCTAGGAGCTGGAATTGCTTTCGCAGATAAATATTTCAATAGAGATGCAGTCACGCTTACACTTATGGGAGATGGGGCTGTTAGACAAGGGGCTTTACATGAAACTTTTAACATGGCTATGATATGGAAACTTCCTGTTGTTTTTATATGTGAAAATAATCAATATGCTATGGGTACGTCCGTAAAAAGGAGTACAAATATAGAGGAAATTTATAAAATCGGTCATTCGTATGGAATGCCATCTTTTCCTGTAGATGGAATGGATCCTGAAAAAATAGCTAAAGCAGCTTATACAGCTATTGAAAGAGCTAGAAGTGGAAATGGATCTACATTTTTAGATATTAAAACTTATAGATATAGAGGACATTCTATGTCTGACGCGGAATCATATCGTAGTAAAGAAGAAGTTCATTCCTATAAAAAAAAGGATCCAATTTTGAAATTAAAAAAAATCATTATACAAAATAAGTGGGAAACCATAGAAAGATTAAATTCTATTGAAAATAAAATAAAAAAAGAAGTAGATTCTTGTGTCGAATTTGCAGAAAATTCGAATGATCCTTCTTTAGAACATATGTATGATGTTGTTTATAACGAATCAAATTATCCTTTTTTGGATAAAGTGATACCTTCCTGA
- a CDS encoding UDP-N-acetylmuramoyl-tripeptide--D-alanyl-D-alanine ligase yields the protein MKTQDLYRVYTISSGIEINSKKVKNGSIFFALKGNNFDGNQFAHEAISNGAMMAIVDNKKYSFPHKNIFFVKNALCSLQKLARYHRLQLNRVPIIAITGSNGKTTTKELTTAILSKKYKVVHSTKKNFNNHIGIPLTLLSMPKNTQISVVEIGANQEKEIQKMCSIIHPNYGYITNFGKAHLEGFKNMKGVIRGKLELYNFLKKNKKKVFVNGDDPIQLIHSLGIDRYIFSERVNSEVDVPIKYFWNKTDLKSVLCIKNMQIVSSLVGPYNLYNIASAITIGNYFQVPLKKIKKAVEDYIPNNHRSQILERENVKIIVDCYNANPSSMIGTLTFFNQIKGNKIAILGDMLELGSFSKNEHAKIISFLEKSNINTIFLIGEIFYNTNRNSSNRIRKFFHKNIFIQWIKNNSLKADYILIKGSRKNSLESLIHFI from the coding sequence GTGAAAACACAAGATTTGTATAGAGTGTATACTATTTCTTCCGGGATAGAAATAAATAGTAAAAAAGTCAAAAATGGCTCCATTTTTTTTGCTTTAAAAGGAAACAATTTTGATGGAAATCAGTTTGCTCATGAGGCAATTTCAAATGGAGCCATGATGGCTATTGTAGATAATAAAAAATATTCTTTTCCTCATAAAAACATTTTTTTTGTAAAAAATGCTTTATGTTCTTTACAAAAATTGGCTCGATATCATCGATTACAACTTAATAGAGTACCCATTATTGCCATTACAGGAAGTAATGGGAAAACGACGACTAAAGAATTAACAACAGCTATTCTCTCTAAAAAATATAAAGTGGTTCATTCTACTAAAAAAAATTTCAACAATCATATAGGAATTCCATTAACCTTGTTATCTATGCCTAAAAATACACAAATTTCCGTTGTAGAAATTGGAGCAAATCAAGAAAAAGAAATACAAAAAATGTGTTCTATTATTCATCCAAACTATGGATATATAACGAATTTCGGAAAAGCTCATCTGGAAGGATTCAAAAATATGAAAGGAGTGATTCGTGGAAAATTGGAATTGTATAATTTTTTAAAAAAAAACAAAAAAAAAGTTTTTGTAAATGGAGATGATCCTATTCAATTAATTCATAGTTTAGGTATTGACAGATATATTTTTTCGGAAAGAGTTAATTCGGAAGTAGATGTCCCCATTAAATATTTTTGGAACAAAACTGATTTAAAATCGGTATTATGTATTAAAAACATGCAAATAGTTTCTTCATTGGTTGGTCCTTATAATTTGTATAATATAGCTTCTGCTATAACTATTGGAAATTATTTTCAAGTTCCTTTAAAAAAAATAAAAAAAGCTGTAGAAGACTATATTCCCAATAATCATCGTTCTCAAATTTTAGAAAGAGAAAATGTAAAAATTATAGTAGATTGTTATAATGCTAATCCTAGCAGTATGATAGGAACTCTTACATTTTTTAATCAAATTAAAGGAAATAAAATAGCTATATTAGGAGATATGTTAGAATTGGGGTCTTTTTCTAAGAATGAACATGCGAAAATCATTTCATTTTTAGAAAAAAGCAATATAAATACAATTTTCTTAATTGGAGAAATATTTTATAATACAAATAGAAATTCCTCTAATAGGATACGAAAATTTTTTCATAAAAATATTTTTATTCAATGGATTAAGAATAATTCTCTAAAAGCAGATTATATCTTAATTAAAGGATCTAGAAAAAATTCCTTAGAAAGTCTGATTCATTTCATCTAA